Proteins encoded within one genomic window of Candidatus Brevundimonas colombiensis:
- a CDS encoding hydroxymethylglutaryl-CoA lyase: protein MGRFIQIVEVGPRDGLQNEKALLEPAVRADLVRRLEGAGAKRIEAVSFVHPKYVPQMAGAEEVMAALPHQDGRSRIGLVLNGKGYDRALASGIDEVNVSVAATDGFGLKNQGLAVKDQLAMLGDIVNRRHNAEASEGAPSLSAVISCVWGCPFDGEVSAGQVADMVGAIAAMGIKEIGLADTIGAGDPWAVTQKVEAARAAAPGAVLRLHFHDTRNTGLANAYAGVEAGIDVLDASVGGIGGCPFAPGATGNIATEDLVYMLERGGFQTGYDLDALIETARWIGQAIGRPAPSALSRAGRFPRP, encoded by the coding sequence ATGGGCCGGTTCATCCAGATCGTCGAGGTCGGGCCGCGCGACGGCCTGCAGAACGAAAAGGCCTTGCTGGAACCTGCCGTTCGCGCCGATCTGGTGCGACGGCTGGAGGGCGCGGGCGCGAAACGGATCGAGGCCGTCTCCTTCGTCCATCCCAAATATGTGCCGCAGATGGCGGGCGCCGAAGAGGTCATGGCCGCCCTGCCGCATCAGGACGGCCGCAGCCGGATCGGCCTGGTGCTGAACGGCAAGGGCTATGATCGGGCGCTGGCGTCCGGGATTGACGAAGTCAATGTCTCGGTCGCCGCGACGGACGGCTTCGGCCTGAAGAACCAGGGCCTGGCGGTGAAGGACCAGTTGGCCATGCTGGGCGACATCGTGAACCGGCGGCACAATGCCGAGGCGTCGGAGGGCGCGCCGTCGCTGTCGGCCGTCATCTCCTGCGTCTGGGGCTGTCCGTTCGACGGCGAGGTCTCGGCGGGTCAGGTCGCGGACATGGTCGGCGCCATTGCGGCGATGGGGATCAAGGAGATCGGTCTGGCCGACACCATCGGCGCGGGCGACCCTTGGGCGGTGACGCAAAAGGTCGAGGCGGCCAGGGCGGCGGCGCCCGGCGCGGTCCTGCGCCTGCATTTCCACGACACCCGCAACACCGGCCTGGCCAACGCCTATGCGGGCGTCGAGGCCGGGATCGACGTGCTGGACGCCTCGGTCGGCGGCATCGGCGGCTGTCCGTTTGCGCCCGGCGCCACGGGCAATATCGCCACCGAGGACCTCGTCTATATGCTGGAGCGCGGCGGGTTCCAGACGGGCTATGACCTGGACGCCCTGATCGAGACGGCGCGGTGGATCGGTCAGGCCATCGGCCGGCCGGCGCCGTCGGCGCTCAGCCGGGCGGGCCGTTTTCCTCGGCCCTGA
- a CDS encoding MarC family protein, which produces MNAVDLGVNLFVTLFALLDPIGNLPIFAAATAGATLRQRISVSALICAFATVFLAFFLFTGLGLLQFFGISLAAFRIAGGILLLFLGLDMARGDFLAMFADKDALSDAKDVRGYARRRFQRLVVPFAIPLMIGPGAISAVIIQAGEAAKLGYAGTMGSLVAIAAACAVSFVCFALTGSLSRLLGEVGMAIVVKVLGLILCALAIQFILLGLGEAIPGMISGAVTTPYPATK; this is translated from the coding sequence ATGAACGCAGTCGATTTGGGTGTCAACCTGTTCGTGACCCTGTTCGCCCTGTTGGACCCCATCGGCAATCTGCCGATCTTCGCCGCCGCCACGGCCGGCGCCACGCTGCGTCAGCGGATTTCGGTCTCGGCCCTGATCTGCGCCTTCGCCACGGTCTTTCTGGCCTTCTTCCTGTTCACCGGCCTAGGCCTTTTGCAGTTCTTCGGCATTTCCCTGGCCGCCTTCCGCATCGCCGGGGGCATTCTGCTGCTGTTCCTGGGACTGGATATGGCGCGCGGCGACTTCCTGGCTATGTTCGCCGACAAGGATGCGCTGAGCGACGCCAAGGACGTGCGCGGTTATGCGCGCCGCCGGTTCCAGCGGCTGGTCGTGCCCTTCGCCATTCCCCTGATGATCGGGCCGGGCGCCATTTCGGCCGTCATCATCCAGGCGGGAGAGGCGGCCAAACTGGGTTATGCCGGAACCATGGGGTCGCTGGTCGCCATCGCCGCCGCCTGCGCCGTGTCCTTCGTCTGTTTCGCCCTGACCGGCTCGCTCAGCCGCCTGCTGGGCGAGGTGGGCATGGCCATCGTGGTCAAGGTGCTGGGCCTGATCCTGTGCGCGCTTGCGATCCAGTTCATCCTGCTGGGCTTGGGCGAGGCCATTCCCGGCATGATCTCGGGCGCCGTGACGACGCCGTACCCGGCCACGAAATAG
- the phaR gene encoding polyhydroxyalkanoate synthesis repressor PhaR — protein sequence MADEKSKGGNKNAAETVVIKKYANRRLYNTRTSAYVTLEDLATMVREGVDFVVYDAKTNDDLTRQILTQIIFEEESRGEALLPVQFLRQLIGFYGGQMQGVLPSYLEMSLANFGRQQEQFASQLSRAFGTGAGASLMEDAARANIAMFERAMQMFPGFGYARAEPTEARVEPAPSAETAEKTPDALDEMRRQMDEMRRQIDSLAGAKPK from the coding sequence GTGGCTGACGAAAAATCCAAGGGCGGAAACAAGAATGCGGCCGAGACGGTCGTCATCAAGAAGTATGCGAACCGGCGTCTCTACAACACGCGGACCAGCGCCTATGTGACGTTGGAGGACCTGGCGACCATGGTGCGCGAGGGGGTCGATTTCGTGGTCTATGACGCCAAGACCAATGACGACCTGACCCGCCAGATCCTGACCCAGATCATCTTCGAGGAGGAAAGCCGGGGCGAGGCCCTGCTGCCGGTCCAGTTCCTGCGCCAGCTGATCGGCTTCTACGGCGGTCAGATGCAGGGGGTGCTGCCCTCCTATCTGGAGATGTCTCTGGCCAACTTCGGCCGCCAGCAGGAACAGTTCGCCAGCCAGCTGAGCCGCGCCTTCGGGACCGGGGCGGGCGCCAGTCTGATGGAGGACGCGGCCCGCGCCAACATCGCCATGTTCGAACGCGCCATGCAGATGTTCCCCGGCTTCGGCTATGCGCGCGCCGAACCGACCGAGGCCAGGGTCGAACCGGCCCCGTCCGCCGAGACGGCCGAAAAGACGCCTGACGCCCTGGACGAGATGCGCCGTCAGATGGACGAGATGCGTCGCCAGATCGACAGCCTCGCCGGCGCCAAGCCGAAATGA
- a CDS encoding hemolysin III family protein, protein MLRTIKRLVAHVCTPDELDMIDHYPTRAEKLADLWVHVVGLMLAAVGGIILAGLAGVYTGIGGVLATAIYALCLVGMLTASTIYNWTNPCAARPVLRRLDEAAIFLMIAGSYTPFTTQRFEGLWAVGFTSLIWTLAFMGAGVKLFAPRISDKFWSGVYVVFGWLAVAALKPMVETVHPVALALLVIGGLIYTAGVFVFISPKVRFRRAIWHGFVVTGATVHWAAVLVGVVLAPALTH, encoded by the coding sequence ATGCTGCGCACGATCAAACGTCTTGTCGCCCACGTCTGCACGCCGGACGAATTGGATATGATCGACCATTATCCGACGCGGGCCGAAAAGCTGGCGGATCTGTGGGTCCATGTGGTCGGCCTAATGCTGGCGGCGGTGGGCGGCATCATCCTGGCGGGCCTGGCGGGGGTTTACACCGGCATCGGCGGCGTGCTGGCCACGGCCATCTACGCGCTGTGCCTGGTTGGGATGCTGACGGCCTCGACCATCTACAACTGGACCAATCCGTGCGCCGCGCGGCCGGTTCTGCGCCGCCTGGACGAGGCGGCCATCTTCCTGATGATCGCCGGCAGCTACACCCCCTTCACCACCCAGCGGTTCGAGGGGCTGTGGGCGGTGGGCTTCACCAGCCTGATCTGGACCCTGGCCTTCATGGGCGCGGGCGTGAAGCTGTTCGCGCCGCGCATCTCGGACAAGTTCTGGAGCGGCGTCTATGTCGTCTTCGGCTGGCTGGCGGTGGCGGCGCTGAAGCCTATGGTCGAGACGGTGCATCCCGTCGCTCTGGCTCTGCTGGTCATCGGCGGCCTGATCTACACCGCCGGGGTCTTCGTCTTCATCAGCCCCAAGGTCCGTTTCCGCCGCGCCATCTGGCATGGATTCGTCGTGACCGGGGCGACCGTCCACTGGGCGGCGGTGCTGGTCGGGGTCGTGCTGGCGCCCGCCCTTACGCACTAG
- a CDS encoding ATP-binding protein: MAEADIAYVATAGAAGLAMAVSAWALLMRGRLNAAADDAERERVEALASLGRHDAMLRAFDDVSLALTPDGQAAGAPIGSAELVARLAEDSDDVGPAVLARLRETHGALIDALVQSGQAFEGLTALDAAEPWRIEGRVAGGAAWLRLSPASRFTLTGADATESGLAMLGDASPTPTWVVDGAGKLAWANRAWLNAVNAETLDAAVEGGLSFDRGADALVAEAARLGVRQEGFRWTTGGGARRAWRIIAEPAGGGAVTAFAIDVTEAEETRDTLRRHVEAHDETLNHLADAVAIFGPQKRLAFHNTAFQTLFDIDPAWLDERPTHAELLDRLRQRRSLPEVVDYAGWKAHELDFYGASEASPDDSWSLPDGRTLRVVRQPHPLGGILLIFSDITDELKLRSRFNAQIQVQRATLDKLNDAVAVFGSDGRLRLHNEAFETFWSLSADRIAVLADFDDLAELCKAVLPDPALWLGLKARVADPDPESRVAISGEGRTVDGRVAAWQTRPLPDGATLVAFSDVTARRGLEQALVQREQALAESQALKREFVGSVSYELRTPLTTIVGYSELLETMGDLPERSRQHAGAIRIAASQLARSIDDVLDMAQIDAGEMELSLGDLRVCDLLVEAGEKVRARVEGRGATLTVVCPADLKPIRADEHRIGQALDHLLENAARAVSDGGAVELKAETGPSEIRLTVSDTGRGIPYHLQAHVFDRFVRRERGGPGVGLALVKALVELHGGWAEVESEPGKGAAFILHLPLGAATTAAAPELQLEL, translated from the coding sequence ATGGCCGAGGCCGACATCGCCTATGTCGCCACTGCAGGCGCAGCCGGACTGGCCATGGCCGTCAGCGCCTGGGCCCTGCTGATGCGCGGGCGTTTGAACGCCGCCGCCGACGATGCCGAGCGCGAACGGGTCGAGGCCCTGGCCAGCCTGGGCCGCCACGACGCCATGCTGCGCGCGTTCGACGACGTCAGCCTGGCCCTGACGCCCGACGGCCAGGCGGCCGGCGCGCCGATCGGATCGGCCGAACTGGTGGCGCGGCTGGCCGAGGACAGCGACGATGTGGGGCCCGCCGTCCTGGCCCGCCTGAGGGAAACGCACGGCGCCCTGATCGACGCCCTGGTGCAGTCGGGACAGGCGTTCGAGGGGCTGACGGCGCTGGACGCGGCGGAGCCCTGGCGGATCGAGGGACGGGTCGCGGGCGGTGCGGCCTGGCTGCGTCTGTCGCCGGCCTCGCGCTTCACCCTGACCGGAGCGGACGCGACCGAAAGCGGCCTGGCCATGCTGGGCGACGCCTCGCCCACCCCGACCTGGGTCGTGGACGGGGCGGGCAAGCTGGCCTGGGCCAACCGGGCCTGGCTGAACGCGGTCAACGCCGAGACGCTGGACGCGGCCGTCGAAGGCGGCCTGTCGTTCGATCGCGGCGCCGACGCCCTGGTCGCCGAGGCGGCGCGGCTGGGCGTGCGCCAGGAAGGCTTCCGCTGGACGACCGGCGGCGGCGCGCGGCGCGCCTGGCGCATCATCGCCGAACCGGCCGGCGGCGGCGCCGTCACCGCCTTCGCCATCGACGTCACCGAGGCGGAAGAGACCCGCGATACCCTGCGCCGCCACGTCGAAGCCCATGACGAGACGCTGAACCACCTGGCGGATGCGGTGGCCATCTTCGGTCCGCAGAAGCGGCTGGCCTTCCACAACACCGCCTTCCAGACCCTGTTCGACATCGACCCGGCGTGGCTGGACGAACGTCCGACCCACGCTGAACTGCTGGACCGCCTGCGCCAGCGCCGCAGCCTGCCCGAAGTGGTCGATTACGCGGGGTGGAAGGCGCACGAGCTGGACTTCTACGGCGCGTCCGAGGCCTCGCCCGACGACAGCTGGTCCCTGCCGGACGGGCGCACCTTGCGCGTGGTGCGCCAACCCCATCCGTTAGGCGGCATCCTGCTGATCTTCTCGGACATCACCGACGAACTGAAGCTGCGCAGCCGGTTCAACGCCCAGATCCAGGTCCAGCGCGCGACGCTGGACAAGCTGAACGACGCGGTGGCCGTGTTTGGTTCCGACGGTCGTCTGCGGCTTCACAACGAAGCGTTCGAGACGTTCTGGAGCCTGTCGGCGGACCGGATCGCGGTGCTGGCCGACTTCGACGACCTGGCCGAACTGTGCAAGGCGGTCCTGCCCGACCCGGCCTTGTGGCTGGGGCTGAAGGCGCGGGTGGCCGATCCTGATCCCGAAAGCCGGGTGGCCATTTCGGGCGAGGGGCGCACGGTCGATGGCCGCGTCGCCGCCTGGCAGACCCGACCCCTGCCGGACGGCGCGACCCTGGTCGCCTTCTCCGACGTCACAGCGCGGCGAGGACTGGAACAGGCCCTGGTCCAGCGTGAACAGGCCCTGGCCGAGAGCCAGGCCCTGAAGCGCGAGTTCGTCGGCAGCGTCTCCTATGAACTGCGCACGCCGCTGACGACCATCGTCGGCTATTCCGAACTGCTGGAGACGATGGGCGACCTGCCTGAGCGCAGCCGCCAACACGCCGGCGCCATCCGCATCGCCGCCAGTCAACTGGCCCGCTCCATCGACGACGTGCTGGACATGGCCCAGATCGACGCCGGCGAGATGGAGCTGTCGCTCGGCGATCTGCGCGTCTGCGATCTCCTGGTCGAAGCGGGAGAAAAAGTCCGCGCGCGGGTCGAAGGGCGCGGCGCGACGCTGACGGTGGTCTGTCCCGCGGACCTCAAGCCCATCCGCGCCGACGAGCACCGGATCGGCCAGGCGCTGGATCATCTGTTGGAAAACGCCGCCCGCGCCGTGTCCGACGGCGGCGCTGTGGAGCTGAAGGCCGAGACTGGCCCGTCCGAAATCCGGCTGACCGTGTCCGACACCGGACGCGGCATTCCCTATCACCTGCAGGCGCACGTCTTCGACCGCTTCGTGCGGCGCGAGCGCGGCGGGCCCGGCGTGGGCCTGGCCCTGGTCAAGGCGCTGGTCGAACTGCATGGCGGCTGGGCCGAGGTCGAGAGCGAACCGGGCAAGGGCGCGGCCTTCATCCTGCACCTGCCGCTGGGCGCCGCGACTACCGCCGCCGCGCCCGAGCTTCAGCTGGAGCTTTAG
- a CDS encoding DUF1674 domain-containing protein: MTEHPTPAPDGDDQTAPTGPVFNADVPHATPERPLSQAARRALQEAADRRALQEKQAADVQVDPEHGGPRGPEPTRFGDWEKKGIAVDF, encoded by the coding sequence GTGACCGAACATCCCACCCCCGCGCCGGACGGCGACGATCAGACGGCGCCGACAGGTCCCGTCTTCAACGCCGACGTGCCCCACGCCACGCCCGAACGCCCGTTGAGCCAGGCCGCCCGCCGCGCGCTTCAGGAGGCGGCGGATCGCCGCGCGCTGCAAGAGAAGCAGGCGGCGGACGTCCAGGTCGATCCCGAGCATGGCGGGCCAAGGGGGCCGGAGCCGACCCGGTTCGGCGATTGGGAGAAGAAGGGCATCGCCGTGGATTTCTGA
- a CDS encoding acetyl-CoA C-acetyltransferase codes for MTEVVIVSAARTPVGAFMGGLAALPASKLGEVAIKAALERAGVSGDEVDEVILGHVLQAAAGQGPARQAAVGAGVRKEAAAWSLNQICGSGLRAVAIAAQQIALGDAKIVVAGGQESMSQAPHAQQLRAGQKMGDVALVDTMIKDGLWDAFNGYHMGQTAENIAEKWDISRQAQDDFALASQHKAEAAQTAGKFDDEIVPVVIPGKKADVTVDKDEYIRHGATIEAMQKLRPAFSKDGSVTAANASGLNDGAAALVLMSADEARARGLEPLARIVSYATAGVDPSVMGTGPIPASKKALEKAGWSVADLDLVESNEAFAAQSLCVVKELGLDPVKVNVNGGAIAIGHPIGASGARILTTLLFEMKRSGAKKGLATLCIGGGMGVAMCVERA; via the coding sequence ATGACCGAGGTCGTCATCGTCTCCGCCGCCCGCACGCCCGTCGGCGCCTTCATGGGCGGTCTGGCCGCCCTGCCGGCGTCCAAACTGGGTGAAGTCGCCATCAAGGCCGCGCTGGAGCGCGCCGGCGTCTCCGGCGACGAGGTGGACGAGGTGATCCTGGGCCATGTGCTGCAGGCCGCCGCCGGTCAGGGCCCGGCGCGTCAGGCCGCCGTGGGGGCGGGCGTCAGGAAGGAAGCCGCCGCCTGGAGCCTGAACCAGATCTGCGGCTCGGGACTGCGCGCCGTCGCCATCGCCGCTCAGCAGATCGCGCTGGGGGATGCGAAGATCGTCGTCGCGGGCGGGCAGGAAAGCATGAGCCAGGCGCCGCACGCCCAGCAGCTGCGCGCCGGTCAAAAGATGGGCGACGTGGCCTTGGTCGACACCATGATCAAGGATGGTCTGTGGGACGCCTTCAACGGCTATCACATGGGCCAGACCGCCGAGAATATCGCCGAGAAATGGGACATCTCGCGCCAGGCTCAGGACGATTTCGCCCTGGCCAGCCAGCACAAGGCCGAGGCCGCCCAGACCGCCGGCAAGTTCGACGACGAGATCGTTCCCGTGGTCATCCCGGGCAAGAAGGCCGATGTGACGGTCGACAAGGACGAATACATCCGCCACGGCGCGACCATCGAGGCGATGCAGAAGCTGCGTCCGGCCTTCTCCAAGGACGGATCGGTGACAGCGGCCAATGCGTCCGGCCTGAACGACGGCGCCGCCGCCCTGGTGCTGATGAGCGCGGACGAGGCCAGGGCGCGCGGACTGGAGCCGCTGGCCCGCATCGTTTCCTACGCCACGGCGGGGGTCGATCCCTCGGTCATGGGCACGGGGCCGATCCCGGCGTCGAAGAAGGCGCTGGAGAAGGCGGGCTGGAGCGTCGCCGATCTGGATCTGGTCGAATCCAACGAGGCCTTCGCCGCTCAGAGCCTGTGCGTGGTCAAGGAACTGGGTCTCGATCCGGTCAAGGTCAACGTCAACGGCGGCGCCATCGCCATCGGCCACCCCATCGGCGCCTCGGGCGCGCGCATCCTGACGACCCTGCTGTTCGAGATGAAGCGGTCGGGCGCGAAGAAGGGTCTGGCGACCCTGTGCATCGGCGGCGGCATGGGCGTCGCGATGTGCGTCGAGCGCGCCTGA
- a CDS encoding metallopeptidase family protein — protein sequence MRPMTDPIAPSLDDFARLAREAFDALPAPFRQAAGEVVIRIDDFADEATLADMEIEDPFELTGLYHGLDIGRRDGLGPAAEPSRVFLYRRPILDEWCERGNVGIAELIAHVLIHEIGHHLGLTDDDIHAIEDDAD from the coding sequence ATGCGCCCCATGACCGATCCCATCGCCCCCTCGCTCGATGACTTCGCCCGACTGGCGCGCGAGGCGTTCGACGCCCTGCCCGCGCCGTTTCGTCAGGCGGCGGGCGAAGTGGTCATTCGCATCGATGATTTCGCCGACGAGGCCACCCTGGCGGACATGGAGATCGAGGATCCCTTCGAACTGACCGGCCTTTATCACGGCTTGGACATCGGCCGACGCGACGGTCTGGGACCGGCGGCCGAGCCGTCGCGGGTCTTTCTCTATCGCCGTCCGATTCTGGACGAATGGTGCGAACGGGGGAATGTGGGGATCGCCGAACTGATCGCCCACGTCCTGATTCACGAGATCGGCCACCACCTGGGCCTGACCGACGACGACATCCACGCCATCGAGGACGACGCGGACTGA
- the pyrF gene encoding orotidine-5'-phosphate decarboxylase — MTQTPVAAPAPGPDARIICALDVPTTDEAAALVERIGDAIGFYKIGLQLFAAGGMDLARGLKAQGRQVFLDWKLHDIGATVEKATANLAGAGCDFLTVHARPQVMAAARRGADGSTLKVLGVTVLTSLTADDLLADDHSLSPAALVELRVRQALDAGIDGVVSSPHEAARARALAVAAGRPEFLIVTPGVRPAGAALDDQARAATPAEALRAGATHLVIGRPITAAPDPRAAARSIADEIAPI, encoded by the coding sequence ATGACCCAGACCCCAGTTGCGGCGCCCGCGCCCGGCCCCGACGCGCGCATCATCTGCGCACTGGACGTTCCGACCACCGACGAAGCGGCCGCCCTGGTCGAGCGGATCGGCGATGCGATCGGCTTCTACAAGATCGGGCTGCAACTGTTCGCGGCGGGCGGCATGGACCTGGCGCGCGGCCTGAAGGCCCAAGGCCGCCAGGTCTTCCTGGACTGGAAGCTGCACGACATTGGCGCGACGGTGGAGAAGGCCACGGCCAATCTGGCGGGGGCCGGTTGCGATTTTCTGACCGTTCATGCCCGACCCCAGGTGATGGCGGCGGCGCGGCGCGGCGCGGACGGATCGACGCTGAAGGTGCTGGGCGTGACGGTCCTGACCAGTCTGACGGCCGACGATCTTTTGGCCGACGATCACAGCCTGTCGCCGGCGGCACTGGTGGAACTGCGCGTGCGCCAGGCCCTGGACGCGGGGATCGACGGCGTCGTCTCCAGCCCGCACGAGGCGGCGCGCGCCCGCGCCCTGGCCGTCGCGGCGGGACGACCCGAGTTCCTGATCGTGACGCCCGGCGTGCGGCCTGCGGGCGCGGCGCTGGACGATCAGGCGCGGGCGGCGACCCCGGCCGAGGCGCTGCGGGCCGGCGCGACCCATCTGGTCATCGGCCGCCCGATCACCGCTGCGCCCGACCCGCGCGCGGCCGCCCGGTCCATCGCCGACGAAATCGCCCCGATCTGA
- a CDS encoding M20/M25/M40 family metallo-hydrolase yields MSRLLAFVSAAALLATPVAAQSVDRVAVNGIIDQGLNHSQVMQTAAYLTDRIGGRMTNSPQMREAERWAQQQFRDYGLSDVRAEGFEFGRGWSIVRASARMTAPRPLDLRAIPVAWTPSTNGTISGGVIVAPLSKVEDFDKWRGKLSGRIVMISQPGAGSEPTEPAFRRWTSAELAERNTYNQPQYSPAAIRKSLETADFASKMDAFLVEQGALAWVRISQRDGGLLHGTGYTYQVGATPKLAGMELAAEDYRRLARLALTDAPPTLELNSEVRFHDEDVNAYNILADIPGTARGTEYVMAGAHLDSWVASDGAQDNAAGSAVVLEAARILKALNVRPKRSIRFALWNGEEQGILGSLAYVDRHLATRAPSNDPALAGLPNNRTWRSRWPIEPRAGYRDLVAYFNLDNGSGKIRGINAEGNVAAAPIFQEWLAPFASMGATTVSLRNSGGTDHVYMQTVGVPGYQFIQDPLDYSARIHHTSIDSYDHLKAEDLRQAAVILASFLLNAANRDEPLPRMPLPTQPTPNDPFEYPTD; encoded by the coding sequence ATGTCGCGTCTGCTCGCCTTCGTATCCGCCGCCGCCCTTCTCGCCACGCCGGTCGCCGCCCAGTCGGTGGACCGCGTGGCCGTCAACGGCATTATCGACCAGGGGCTCAACCACAGCCAGGTGATGCAGACCGCCGCCTATCTGACCGATCGCATCGGCGGGCGGATGACCAACTCGCCCCAGATGCGCGAGGCCGAGCGCTGGGCGCAGCAGCAGTTCCGCGACTACGGTCTGTCCGACGTGCGTGCGGAGGGGTTCGAGTTCGGTCGGGGATGGTCCATCGTCCGCGCCAGCGCGCGGATGACCGCGCCGCGCCCGCTGGACCTGCGCGCCATTCCCGTGGCTTGGACGCCCTCGACCAACGGCACGATCAGCGGCGGCGTGATCGTCGCGCCCCTCTCCAAGGTCGAGGATTTCGACAAATGGCGCGGCAAGCTGTCGGGCAGGATCGTCATGATCTCCCAGCCGGGCGCGGGGTCCGAGCCGACCGAACCGGCCTTCCGCCGCTGGACCAGCGCCGAACTGGCCGAGCGCAACACCTATAACCAGCCGCAATATTCCCCCGCCGCCATCCGCAAATCGCTGGAGACCGCCGACTTCGCGTCGAAGATGGACGCCTTCCTGGTCGAACAGGGCGCCCTGGCCTGGGTGCGGATATCCCAGCGCGACGGCGGCCTGCTGCACGGCACGGGCTATACCTATCAGGTCGGCGCCACGCCGAAACTGGCGGGAATGGAGTTGGCGGCGGAGGACTATCGCCGTCTGGCGCGTCTGGCCCTGACCGACGCCCCGCCAACGCTGGAGCTGAACAGCGAGGTGCGGTTCCATGACGAGGACGTCAACGCCTACAACATCCTGGCCGACATTCCCGGAACGGCGCGCGGGACGGAATACGTCATGGCCGGCGCCCATCTGGACAGCTGGGTCGCCTCGGACGGCGCTCAGGACAATGCGGCCGGCAGCGCGGTCGTTCTGGAGGCGGCGCGCATCCTGAAGGCGCTGAACGTGCGGCCCAAACGCAGCATCCGTTTCGCTCTGTGGAATGGCGAGGAGCAGGGCATCCTGGGCTCGCTGGCCTATGTCGACCGACACTTGGCGACCCGCGCCCCATCCAACGACCCCGCCCTGGCTGGCCTGCCGAACAACCGCACCTGGCGCAGCCGTTGGCCGATCGAACCCCGCGCCGGCTATCGCGACCTGGTCGCCTATTTCAACCTGGACAATGGCTCGGGCAAGATTCGCGGCATCAACGCCGAGGGCAATGTGGCCGCCGCCCCGATCTTCCAGGAGTGGCTGGCGCCCTTCGCCAGCATGGGGGCGACCACGGTGTCGCTGCGCAACTCGGGCGGCACCGACCATGTCTATATGCAGACGGTGGGCGTGCCGGGGTATCAGTTCATTCAGGACCCGCTCGACTATTCCGCGCGCATCCACCACACCAGCATCGACAGCTACGACCACCTGAAGGCCGAGGACCTGCGGCAGGCCGCCGTCATCCTGGCCAGCTTCCTGCTGAACGCCGCCAACCGCGACGAGCCCCTGCCCCGGATGCCGCTGCCGACCCAGCCGACGCCCAACGATCCGTTCGAATATCCGACGGATTGA